In the Mastacembelus armatus chromosome 17, fMasArm1.2, whole genome shotgun sequence genome, one interval contains:
- the LOC113134551 gene encoding tripartite motif-containing protein 16-like yields the protein MAQGIELQRDKFCCLLCCDLMKDPVTVPCGHSYCMTCIKDHFDKDDHRSLYRCPDCRVDFISRPVLVKNSMLSFVVEQLKKTGPQAAPADHCYAGPEDVACDVCTGRRLKALKSCLQCLASYCKTHLEPHYNMPAFTKHRLVEASPKLEESICSRHQEIMKMYCRTDQQCICYLCSKDEHKGHNKVSAAAERHERESEIGDVRQKIQQRIQTKEKEMNLFQQEEHAINHSADSALRNAEGFLSELLRVAERRIADVKEKIMAQQKAEVGRFKNAQEKVEQEINDLRGKDTELKKLSLIEDHTHFLLAFFSLSCPTESKYPPSVNIRRLQYFEKVTVALVEAQDKLHEVLGEEHAKILMAVPEADVIPSNPKEEPKTRADFLYYACQITLDPNTANNHLALSKENRRVTFTREEQNYSYHPERFAFSWQVLSREGLTGRCYWEVERSGRGVLIAVAYKDIRRVGDFDECVFGHNEKSWALDCFKNSCEFSHYNIKTSIPGTWSTRVGVYLDHSAGILSFYSVSENMTLLRRVKTTFTQPLYAGLWLSDGATAEMCKLK from the coding sequence ATGGCACAAGGCATTGAGCTTCAACGAGACAAATTCTGCTGCTTGCTCTGTTGTGATCTAATGAAGGATCCAGTGACTGTTCCCTGTGGGCACAGTTACTGTATGACCTGCATCAAGGATCACTTCGATAAGGACGATCACAGGAGCCTGTACCGATGCCCTGACTGCAGGGTGGACTTCATATCCAGGCCTGTCCTGGTGAAAAACAGCATGTTATCGTTTGtagtggagcagctgaagaaaaCTGGACCccaagctgctcctgctgatcactgctatgctggacccgaagatgtggcctgtgatgtCTGCACTGGGAGAAGACTGAAAGCCCTCAAGTCCTGTCTGCAGTGTTTGGCTTCTTATTGCAAGACACACCTCGAGCCTCACTACAATATGCCTGCATTTACGAAGCACAGGCTCGTGGAAGCATCTCCAAAGCTTGAGGAGAGCATCTGCTCTCGTCACCAAGAAATAATGAAGATGTACTGCCGCACCGATCAGCAGTGTATCTGTTACCTCTGCTCCAAGGATGAGCACAAAGGCCATAACAaagtctctgctgcagcagaaaggcaTGAGAGGGAGAGCGAGATCGGAGATGTCCGACAAAAAATCCAGCAGAGAATACAGACgaaggagaaagagatgaaCTTGTTTCAACAGGAGGAGCATGCTATCAATCACTCTGCAGACAGTGCATTGAGAAATGCTGAGGGTTTCCTCTCTGAACTGTTACGTGTTGCTGAGAGAAGAATCGCTGACGTGAAGGAGAAGATAATGGCTCAGCAGAAGGCTGAAGTGGGTCGATTCAAGAACGCTCAAGAGAAGGTGGAGCAGGAGATCAATGATCTGAGGGGGAAGGACACAGAGCTGAAGAAGCTTTCACTAATTGAGGATCACACTCACTTTCTGTTGGCTTTTTTCTCACTGTCATGCCCCACTGAATCCAAGTACCCACCCAGTGTCAATATCCGCCGTCTGCAGTACTTTGAGAAGGTTACGGTGGCTCTGGTGGAAGCCCAAGACAAACTGCACGAGGTTCTCGGTGAAGAACATGCAAAAATCTTAATGGCAGTACCCGAAGCAGATGTCATACCATCAAATCCAAAAGAAGAGCCCAAGACCAGAGCTGACTTCCTGTATTACGCATGCCAAATCACTCTGGATCCAAACACGGCAAACAACCACCTGGCACTTTCTAAGGAGAACAGAAGGGTGACATTCACGAGAGAAGAACAGAATTATTCCTACCACCCAGAAAGGTTTGCATTCTCATGGCAGGTCCTGAGTAGAGAGGGTTTGACTGGAAGATGCTACTGGGAGGTGGAGAGAAGCGGGAGAGGAGTTTTAATAGCAGTCGCATACAAAGACATCCGCAGAGTTGGGGATTttgatgaatgtgtttttggACACAATGAGAAGTCCTGGGCATTAGACTGTTTCAAAAATAGCTGCGAGTTCAGCCATTACAACATAAAAACCTCCATCCCAGGCACATGGTCCACCAGAGTAGGAGTGTACCTGGATCACAGCGCAGGtattctgtccttctacagcGTCTCTGAAAACATGACCCTCCTCCGCAGAGTCAagaccacattcactcagcctctctATGCTGGACTCTGGCTTTCAGATGGAGCGACTGCTGAGATGTGCAAGCTGAAGTAG